A window of the Parabacteroides merdae ATCC 43184 genome harbors these coding sequences:
- a CDS encoding RNA-binding S4 domain-containing protein produces MNEVRIDKWMWATRIFKTRTIAAEACKKNRVMINGVNVKPSRMIKVGEVIQVRKPPITFSFKVLDLTERRMGAKLVPDYLENVTTPDQYEILEMNRISGFVDRARGLGRPTKKDRRELEQFTDLGMMNDGFDFEFDFEDPEDEE; encoded by the coding sequence ATGAATGAAGTCCGTATAGACAAATGGATGTGGGCCACCCGCATATTCAAGACACGTACTATAGCAGCCGAGGCTTGCAAGAAAAACAGGGTGATGATAAACGGAGTCAATGTAAAACCTTCCCGTATGATCAAAGTCGGAGAAGTGATTCAGGTACGAAAGCCACCTATCACCTTTTCCTTCAAGGTACTCGATTTAACAGAACGCCGTATGGGAGCCAAACTGGTGCCTGATTATCTGGAAAACGTCACTACTCCCGACCAATACGAAATATTGGAAATGAACCGCATATCCGGATTCGTAGACCGTGCACGCGGCTTAGGCCGTCCGACCAAGAAAGACCGTCGCGAACTGGAGCAGTTTACCGATCTGGGGATGATGAACGACGGATTTGATTTCGAGTTTGACTTCGAGGATCCGGAAGACGAAGAGTAA
- a CDS encoding NADH:flavin oxidoreductase translates to MEKESILFTPGKIGPLTLRNRTIRAAAFESMCPGNAPSDMLYDYHKSVASGGIGMTTLAYAAVTQSGLSFERQLWMRPDIIPGLKRITDAIHKEGAAASVQLGHCGNMSHKNICGCRPISASSGFNIYSPTLVRGMKPSEITAMAKAFGQAVHLAREAGMDAVEIHAGHGYLISQFLSPYTNHRKDEYGGSLQNRMRFMKMCMDEVMKAAGQDMAVLVKMNMRDGFKGGMELDETLEVARTLQNECGAHALILSGGFVSRAPMYVMRGSMPIHTMTHYMPFGWLPLGVKMAGRFMIPSEPFKEAYFLEDALKFRAALKMPLVYVGGLISREKIDEVLNDGFEFVSMARALLNDPSFVNKMKEDEHARCDCGHSNYCIARMYSIEMACHKHIQNLPKSIVKEIEKLEYK, encoded by the coding sequence GACGATACGGGCGGCTGCATTTGAAAGCATGTGCCCAGGAAACGCGCCTTCCGACATGTTGTATGACTACCATAAATCGGTTGCCTCCGGCGGGATCGGTATGACGACTTTGGCCTATGCGGCTGTTACGCAAAGCGGACTTTCTTTCGAACGTCAGCTCTGGATGCGCCCAGATATCATCCCCGGATTAAAACGCATCACCGATGCCATCCACAAAGAAGGAGCGGCCGCCTCCGTACAACTCGGACATTGCGGAAACATGTCTCACAAAAACATCTGCGGGTGCAGGCCTATCTCCGCATCCAGCGGTTTCAATATCTATTCCCCTACCCTTGTCCGTGGAATGAAACCTTCCGAAATCACAGCTATGGCAAAAGCGTTCGGACAAGCAGTTCATCTGGCGCGCGAAGCCGGAATGGATGCAGTGGAAATACATGCCGGTCACGGCTATCTGATCAGCCAGTTTCTTTCTCCCTATACCAATCATCGGAAAGACGAATATGGCGGTAGCTTGCAAAACCGGATGCGCTTTATGAAAATGTGCATGGACGAAGTGATGAAAGCTGCCGGTCAGGATATGGCAGTGTTGGTAAAGATGAATATGCGCGATGGCTTCAAAGGAGGAATGGAGCTTGATGAGACACTTGAAGTGGCTCGTACCCTGCAGAACGAATGCGGAGCACACGCTTTGATCCTTAGCGGTGGCTTCGTCAGCCGTGCCCCGATGTATGTGATGCGGGGTTCCATGCCGATTCATACGATGACGCATTATATGCCTTTCGGCTGGCTACCGCTCGGAGTCAAAATGGCCGGACGGTTCATGATCCCGTCTGAGCCGTTCAAAGAGGCTTACTTCCTGGAAGATGCCCTAAAATTCAGGGCGGCATTGAAAATGCCACTTGTCTATGTAGGCGGTCTGATCTCACGCGAGAAGATAGACGAGGTCTTGAACGACGGTTTCGAATTCGTGAGTATGGCACGTGCCTTGCTGAACGATCCGTCATTCGTAAACAAAATGAAGGAAGACGAACATGCCCGTTGTGACTGCGGACATAGCAACTATTGCATCGCCCGCATGTATTCCATCGAAATGGCATGCCACAAACATATTCAGAACTTGCCCAAAAGCATTGTCAAAGAAATAGAGAAATTAGAATATAAGTAA
- a CDS encoding 50S ribosomal protein L25/general stress protein Ctc has protein sequence MKTFQLEGKSREVAATSADQKRALKAMRKNNEIPAVLYGGEKVSHFTITKDSVRNLVYSPEIFVVELTIDGKKTMAIVKDIQFQPVTDAILHMDFLEVSENKPVVMEVPVVLEGHAEGVKAGGKLNLQMRKLKVKALYTAIPEKLFINVDHLGLGKTMQVGALHFEGLELMNAKNAVVCAVQLTRAARGAQAKA, from the coding sequence ATGAAGACATTTCAATTAGAAGGAAAGTCAAGAGAAGTAGCCGCTACTTCTGCAGACCAGAAGAGAGCTTTGAAAGCTATGCGTAAAAACAACGAAATTCCTGCTGTACTGTACGGCGGCGAAAAAGTATCTCATTTCACCATCACAAAAGACAGTGTTCGTAACTTGGTTTACAGCCCTGAAATTTTTGTTGTTGAACTGACGATTGATGGCAAGAAGACAATGGCTATCGTTAAAGATATCCAGTTCCAGCCTGTAACCGACGCTATCCTGCACATGGACTTCTTGGAAGTGTCAGAAAACAAACCGGTAGTAATGGAAGTTCCGGTTGTTCTGGAAGGTCACGCCGAAGGTGTTAAAGCCGGTGGTAAACTGAACTTGCAGATGAGAAAGTTGAAAGTAAAAGCCCTTTACACAGCAATTCCTGAGAAATTGTTTATCAATGTCGATCACCTGGGATTAGGCAAGACTATGCAGGTTGGTGCATTACACTTCGAAGGCCTTGAACTGATGAACGCCAAGAACGCTGTTGTTTGCGCCGTTCAATTGACTCGTGCCGCTCGTGGTGCTCAGGCTAAGGCATAA
- the pth gene encoding aminoacyl-tRNA hydrolase: MKYLITGLGNIGSEYLGTRHNIGFRVVNALVEDAGVPFTEERYGAIARMRIKNCELIILKPNTFMNLSGNAVRYWLQKENIPVENLLVIVDDLALPFGTLRLKPKGSDAGHNGLKNIQQLLGTQEYSRLRFGIGSNFPRGGQINYVLGKFPPEELQEMPEKIKRAVEIIKSFCLAGVQNTMNQYNNK, encoded by the coding sequence ATGAAATATCTGATAACAGGACTTGGAAATATCGGTTCCGAATATTTAGGGACCCGCCATAACATCGGATTCCGCGTTGTAAATGCATTGGTAGAAGATGCCGGAGTTCCTTTCACGGAAGAACGTTACGGTGCAATCGCACGGATGCGTATCAAGAACTGTGAGCTGATCATACTGAAGCCTAACACATTCATGAACCTGAGTGGCAATGCCGTCCGCTACTGGTTGCAAAAAGAAAACATTCCGGTAGAGAATCTGTTAGTCATAGTGGACGATCTGGCACTCCCCTTCGGGACACTCCGCCTGAAACCGAAAGGCAGCGATGCCGGACACAACGGATTGAAAAACATCCAACAGTTGTTAGGCACACAAGAATACAGCCGCCTTCGTTTTGGTATCGGCAGTAATTTCCCTCGTGGAGGACAGATCAACTATGTGCTTGGCAAGTTCCCACCGGAAGAGCTCCAGGAAATGCCGGAAAAGATAAAACGGGCGGTAGAAATCATCAAAAGCTTCTGCCTGGCCGGCGTACAGAATACAATGAACCAATACAATAATAAATAA
- a CDS encoding SDR family oxidoreductase, whose product MEKGLAIITGADGGMGQVITAALAKEGYPVIMACLDPEKAVPVCTRIQQETGNTQIEVREINLASLSSVNNFTGQLLKEGRPVSLLMNNAGILTTPVRKTEDGLETIVSVNYVAPYMLTRQLLPLMQPGCRIVNTVSCTYAIGRIEPDFFEKGRNGRFFRIPVYSNTKLALLLFTQEFAERLQDKDITINASDPGIVSTNMITMQAWFDPLTDILFRPFIKTPAQGAATAIHLALSDEAKDRNGCCYANCKKRNVSERIRHHAQQKQLWDDTEILLRQKGIRF is encoded by the coding sequence ATGGAAAAAGGATTAGCCATCATAACCGGTGCCGACGGAGGCATGGGACAAGTAATCACGGCAGCCCTCGCAAAAGAAGGCTATCCGGTGATTATGGCTTGCCTCGATCCGGAAAAAGCCGTCCCCGTATGCACCCGGATCCAGCAAGAAACCGGTAACACTCAGATCGAAGTGCGGGAAATCAATCTCGCTTCCCTCTCATCCGTAAACAATTTTACCGGTCAATTATTAAAAGAAGGACGTCCCGTCAGCCTCCTGATGAACAATGCCGGAATCCTGACGACTCCGGTACGCAAAACTGAAGATGGGTTGGAAACAATCGTAAGCGTCAATTATGTGGCTCCCTACATGCTCACCCGCCAGTTATTACCATTGATGCAACCAGGATGCCGTATTGTAAATACAGTGTCCTGCACGTATGCCATCGGCCGGATCGAACCGGACTTCTTTGAAAAAGGAAGGAACGGACGTTTTTTCCGCATTCCGGTCTATAGCAATACCAAACTGGCGCTGTTATTGTTCACCCAAGAGTTTGCCGAACGGCTGCAAGACAAAGACATCACCATAAATGCCTCGGACCCGGGAATCGTCAGTACGAACATGATCACGATGCAAGCTTGGTTCGACCCGCTTACCGATATCTTGTTTCGCCCCTTTATCAAAACACCGGCCCAAGGCGCGGCGACCGCCATCCATCTGGCCCTTTCGGATGAGGCGAAAGATAGAAACGGTTGTTGCTATGCCAATTGCAAAAAGAGGAATGTGTCAGAACGCATCCGGCATCATGCACAGCAAAAACAACTTTGGGACGATACGGAAATCTTGCTCCGGCAAAAAGGAATCCGGTTCTGA